The proteins below are encoded in one region of Effusibacillus dendaii:
- a CDS encoding class I adenylate-forming enzyme family protein, which yields MYAAELIKRGGKSFPNHKAVTYQGETLTFDQVLRNSNRLANGLLRLGLKKGDRVAFLLANSVQSVEIDFALLLAGFVRVPLNTRLSEDEHFHMINETEAKAILFTEEFLERVTALKLRLPGVDLFCQTNGSVRLSWVTGSADLVQGSTEDEPPIIVGEQDLATIQYTSGTTGKLKAAVHTQETWSAICNNILSSLDIMEGDIMLHAAPMTHASGTLVLPHWVRGATNAVLPGFNPQEYAECIHHQKPTTLNLVPTMIVMLLNTPNIEQYSFESVRNIIYGASPMPREALRRGLALWGPKFIQYYGQTEAPLILTLLGKKEHLGDDAQTEQRLLSCGRPVASALVKIVGEDGEPVATGMTGEIAVKTDQAMVGYWKAPELTADTIRDGWVYTRDMGYLDEDGYLFLVDRKSDMIITGGFNVYPREVEEVLYQHPAVMEAAVVGVPDEKWVESVKAFVVLRPGSTVSEDEIIAFCKERLASYKKPSSVEFVESLPKSAVGKVVRRLLRDPYWEGKQRKI from the coding sequence ATGTACGCAGCCGAACTGATCAAACGAGGGGGAAAATCTTTTCCGAATCATAAAGCGGTCACCTACCAAGGTGAAACGCTCACATTTGATCAAGTGCTGAGAAACAGCAACCGGTTGGCTAATGGGCTTTTGCGGTTAGGGCTGAAAAAAGGGGATCGCGTGGCATTCTTGCTTGCAAACTCTGTGCAAAGTGTGGAAATTGACTTCGCACTGCTGTTGGCCGGATTCGTGCGGGTTCCGCTGAACACGCGGCTGTCTGAGGACGAACATTTTCATATGATCAACGAGACGGAGGCGAAGGCGATTCTATTTACGGAAGAGTTCCTGGAACGGGTAACAGCCCTTAAGCTAAGGCTCCCAGGTGTGGATCTTTTTTGCCAGACGAATGGCTCTGTCAGATTGTCTTGGGTGACAGGGTCAGCTGATCTCGTCCAAGGCAGCACGGAAGATGAACCGCCCATAATCGTGGGTGAACAGGATCTGGCCACCATACAGTATACATCAGGGACAACAGGGAAGCTAAAAGCGGCTGTACATACGCAAGAGACGTGGTCTGCGATTTGCAATAACATTTTGTCCTCACTCGACATCATGGAAGGGGATATCATGCTGCATGCGGCACCGATGACGCACGCATCCGGCACACTCGTGCTGCCGCACTGGGTTCGTGGTGCTACTAACGCCGTCCTACCCGGATTTAACCCACAAGAGTACGCTGAATGTATCCACCATCAGAAACCGACAACACTCAACCTTGTTCCCACGATGATTGTCATGCTATTAAACACTCCGAACATAGAACAATATTCTTTCGAATCGGTGCGAAATATAATCTACGGAGCATCTCCCATGCCGCGAGAAGCGTTACGGCGAGGACTGGCGCTCTGGGGTCCCAAGTTTATACAGTATTATGGACAGACGGAGGCACCTTTAATTTTGACGCTGCTGGGGAAAAAAGAGCATCTTGGGGATGACGCACAAACAGAACAACGGCTGCTGTCTTGCGGTCGCCCGGTTGCTTCCGCACTTGTAAAAATTGTTGGGGAGGACGGGGAGCCGGTGGCAACCGGGATGACTGGTGAAATTGCGGTGAAAACGGACCAGGCGATGGTCGGGTACTGGAAAGCTCCGGAATTGACGGCTGATACGATCCGGGACGGGTGGGTGTATACACGGGATATGGGGTATCTAGACGAGGATGGATATTTGTTTCTCGTTGACCGCAAATCGGACATGATTATTACCGGTGGGTTTAATGTATATCCCCGTGAGGTGGAGGAGGTGTTGTATCAACACCCTGCTGTTATGGAAGCGGCGGTCGTTGGCGTACCGGATGAAAAATGGGTCGAATCGGTCAAGGCATTTGTCGTGCTTCGACCGGGAAGCACAGTGTCGGAAGACGAAATCATCGCTTTTTGCAAAGAACGGCTGGCATCGTATAAAAAACCGTCCAGTGTGGAGTTTGTAGAATCCCTGCCCAAAAGTGCTGTAGGCAAGGTCGTAAGGCGCTTACTCCGGGATCCTTACTGGGAAGGGAAACAGAGAAAAATCTAG
- a CDS encoding DUF962 domain-containing protein, with product MHYVSQHLKFATRLLHFVGTTCVYLCLIAAFITHIWWFVMAAPVIVYGFAWFSHFVFEGNKPATFGHPWWSLRADFQMYGYILTGRMGNEIRKSTIVRKPGTSI from the coding sequence ATACATTATGTTTCACAGCATCTTAAATTCGCCACTCGACTGCTGCATTTTGTCGGTACAACCTGCGTATATCTCTGCCTGATCGCAGCATTTATTACTCATATATGGTGGTTTGTTATGGCTGCACCGGTAATCGTCTATGGATTTGCCTGGTTTAGCCACTTTGTCTTTGAAGGAAATAAGCCTGCTACTTTCGGACATCCCTGGTGGTCTCTGCGGGCCGATTTTCAAATGTATGGCTACATCCTGACAGGCCGCATGGGAAATGAGATTCGCAAATCAACGATTGTCCGGAAACCAGGTACAAGCATCTAG
- a CDS encoding MFS transporter has protein sequence MNRPFRYVIMGMIVLMTVINYVDRGAISYAQAAIIKEFGLNPVTWGDVLGYFGYGYMFGALFGGALADKKGPKFVWLLAGTLWSIFEIGTAYAGNIGMALFGGSALAGFALFRILFGLTEGPVFSTINRTMANWAAPKERGFAASIGLLGTPLGALLTAPIAVALLSIVNWRTMFIILGIAGLLWVLIWSRMFTDLPENHPRVSKEEVAEIRSSKELLNTEVTLEQSNRAHVPWYHFFNNPTLIMNAVGYFAFQYVNFLILTWTPKYLQDTFHFKLASLWYLGMIPWIGACFTVLLGGRLSDFLRRRTGSLRVARSGLAVISLLLTAICFLLIPTVHSVGAVLLLMAVGNAFNFLPNSVYWTVIVDTEPSKAGTFGGVTHFFTNIATVVAPTLTGRLVAGSGYQAMFVAAAVAAAIGMIAMMFVKPGRRENPVG, from the coding sequence ATGAACAGGCCGTTTCGTTATGTGATCATGGGTATGATTGTATTGATGACCGTTATTAATTATGTGGATCGCGGCGCCATTTCCTATGCGCAGGCAGCGATTATTAAAGAATTTGGCCTAAATCCGGTAACATGGGGAGATGTATTAGGTTACTTCGGATACGGCTATATGTTTGGAGCATTGTTTGGCGGGGCCTTGGCGGATAAGAAGGGACCCAAATTTGTATGGCTGTTGGCGGGGACGTTGTGGTCGATTTTTGAAATCGGGACAGCTTATGCTGGAAATATTGGGATGGCCCTGTTTGGCGGAAGCGCGTTGGCCGGTTTTGCGCTGTTTCGAATTTTGTTCGGGTTGACAGAGGGTCCTGTTTTCTCAACGATCAATCGGACGATGGCGAACTGGGCAGCTCCGAAAGAACGTGGGTTTGCCGCATCGATTGGGCTCCTGGGAACGCCGCTCGGGGCGCTGTTAACAGCCCCGATTGCGGTCGCTCTATTGTCGATTGTAAATTGGCGAACGATGTTTATCATTCTGGGTATTGCCGGTCTCCTCTGGGTTTTGATCTGGTCCCGTATGTTTACCGATTTACCCGAAAATCACCCGCGCGTTTCCAAAGAAGAAGTAGCGGAAATTCGTTCGTCAAAAGAATTGTTAAACACTGAGGTGACGTTGGAACAGTCGAACCGAGCTCATGTTCCGTGGTATCACTTTTTTAACAATCCCACTTTGATTATGAATGCGGTGGGGTACTTTGCTTTCCAGTATGTTAACTTTTTGATTTTGACCTGGACACCCAAATACCTGCAGGATACGTTCCATTTCAAATTGGCCTCCCTTTGGTATTTAGGAATGATTCCTTGGATAGGGGCGTGCTTTACTGTTTTGTTAGGCGGCAGACTTTCTGATTTTCTGCGCCGCCGTACAGGAAGTTTACGGGTTGCCAGATCCGGGCTTGCGGTTATTTCTCTTTTGTTAACTGCGATCTGTTTTCTTTTGATTCCAACTGTTCACAGTGTGGGAGCCGTCTTACTTTTGATGGCTGTTGGAAATGCGTTCAATTTCTTGCCGAATTCGGTTTATTGGACGGTCATTGTCGATACGGAGCCTTCAAAAGCGGGGACATTTGGCGGAGTTACTCATTTCTTTACAAATATTGCAACCGTTGTAGCACCGACTTTGACAGGCAGACTCGTTGCAGGCAGCGGTTATCAGGCGATGTTCGTTGCCGCTGCGGTTGCCGCTGCAATTGGCATGATCGCGATGATGTTTGTGAAGCCTGGAAGGAGGGAGAATCCCGTTGGGTAG
- a CDS encoding enoyl-CoA hydratase/isomerase family protein yields MSELMIETQNGIRTLRLNRPERLNAFTSPLSSQLIDALQQASADDEVRVVVITGEGRGFCSGLDLTAVSELTSRQKSRHERLDDLEWVGRLTLSIVHNDKPVIAAINGAAAGAGLAMALACDFRVLKASAKITTGYIRNGLSPDAGMTYFLPRLVGLAKATELILTGRDILAEEAERLGLANAVFEEEEFEEGVRRFAETLAAGPPIAMTLSKRMLAEAQDADLVTQLKRELASIHKCFASGDTREAVQAFLEKRRPVFRGE; encoded by the coding sequence ATGTCAGAATTAATGATTGAAACACAAAACGGGATTCGGACACTGCGGCTCAATCGTCCGGAACGGCTGAACGCTTTCACTTCTCCGTTAAGCTCTCAATTGATCGATGCGTTGCAGCAGGCGTCTGCCGATGACGAAGTACGTGTTGTTGTCATCACGGGAGAAGGACGAGGATTTTGCAGCGGGTTGGATTTGACGGCTGTAAGCGAGTTGACGAGCAGGCAGAAAAGCCGCCACGAGCGTCTTGATGATCTCGAATGGGTAGGGCGCCTTACGTTAAGCATTGTACATAACGACAAACCGGTTATTGCTGCCATTAACGGTGCGGCGGCAGGAGCGGGGCTGGCGATGGCTTTGGCATGTGATTTTCGAGTGCTGAAAGCAAGTGCCAAGATTACCACTGGATATATTCGAAACGGCCTGAGTCCGGATGCGGGAATGACCTATTTTTTGCCGCGCCTGGTAGGATTGGCGAAAGCAACCGAGTTGATTTTGACGGGCAGAGACATTTTGGCGGAGGAAGCGGAACGGCTGGGGCTAGCGAATGCTGTATTTGAGGAGGAGGAATTTGAAGAAGGCGTTCGCCGGTTTGCGGAAACGCTGGCGGCAGGCCCGCCGATCGCAATGACTCTTTCCAAGCGGATGTTGGCGGAAGCGCAGGACGCAGATCTGGTAACCCAACTGAAGCGTGAACTTGCTTCGATTCACAAATGTTTTGCCAGCGGAGACACACGTGAAGCAGTACAGGCTTTTCTGGAAAAGCGCCGTCCGGTATTTCGCGGTGAGTGA
- a CDS encoding TetR/AcrR family transcriptional regulator has translation MRKGERTKQMILAESVSLFNQQGYLASSIFDVMKKTGLKKGGIYNHFESKEELVRQTFQFAVDQIRKHIRNTIKEKETAADRLLAVITVFQDLAEDRPIPGGCPIMNVAIESDDAHPALCKEARDAMDGLRSLIESTVKKGIQRREIRPEVNGQAVATVFVSMLEGALMLSRLYVDPQYMRDAVDHLKKYVQTLLQCETIW, from the coding sequence ATGCGAAAAGGCGAACGAACCAAACAAATGATCCTTGCGGAATCGGTGAGTTTGTTTAACCAACAAGGGTACTTGGCATCTTCCATTTTTGATGTGATGAAAAAAACCGGATTGAAAAAAGGGGGCATCTACAACCACTTTGAGAGCAAAGAAGAATTGGTCCGGCAAACGTTTCAGTTTGCTGTCGATCAGATTCGCAAACATATCCGAAATACGATAAAAGAAAAAGAAACAGCGGCAGATCGCTTGCTGGCGGTGATAACCGTTTTTCAGGATTTGGCCGAAGATCGTCCTATACCGGGCGGCTGTCCCATCATGAATGTGGCCATCGAATCTGACGATGCGCACCCTGCTTTGTGTAAGGAGGCGCGGGACGCCATGGATGGTTTGCGGTCGCTGATCGAGTCTACCGTAAAAAAAGGAATCCAAAGAAGGGAAATCCGTCCAGAAGTAAATGGGCAAGCTGTTGCGACCGTTTTTGTGTCGATGTTAGAAGGGGCTTTGATGCTGAGCCGGTTATACGTAGACCCGCAATACATGCGGGATGCGGTGGATCATTTGAAGAAATACGTTCAGACACTGCTGCAATGTGAAACCATTTGGTAG
- a CDS encoding YheC/YheD family protein, with translation MKKHKCLIGSKQLAPHVPETRWMTRSNVWALIEKSGQVILKPLGGSRGVGVIQVSSIGNDDKDRQRPRKSTGLSQK, from the coding sequence ATGAAAAAACACAAATGCTTAATAGGATCGAAACAATTAGCCCCACATGTGCCGGAAACACGCTGGATGACGCGAAGCAACGTTTGGGCACTTATCGAGAAATCTGGCCAGGTGATCCTCAAACCTCTCGGTGGCAGCCGTGGGGTTGGCGTAATTCAGGTATCCTCGATTGGAAACGATGATAAGGATAGGCAACGGCCCCGAAAAAGTACGGGGCTGTCTCAAAAGTAG
- a CDS encoding YheC/YheD family protein — MRKSARRNKWLKYKFMRSFEELAPYLPETELMTKSSFWHFMDKYGRAVVKPTRGRRGRNVILVSDPGNGKYKLHVEKRKIKLRGKRRTYRYLRKRMGIRSYIVQRWISRAKVGRRPFDMRVIVQRKRNSNLWKVTAKVAKVAGKGYIVSNIGRSKGTLLRVKTALKRSSLKDFSKRTLQSNVNKVAILSAEILSKLFPRHRIYGLDMALDRKGRVWIIEANLYPSMSHFLKLKSKKMYRRILAYKRSR; from the coding sequence ATGAGAAAATCGGCCAGAAGAAATAAATGGCTCAAATACAAGTTCATGCGCAGTTTCGAAGAATTAGCTCCTTACCTTCCGGAAACCGAATTGATGACGAAAAGCTCTTTCTGGCATTTTATGGACAAATATGGGCGGGCAGTCGTGAAACCGACACGCGGCAGGCGGGGGCGCAACGTAATTCTGGTATCAGATCCGGGAAACGGTAAATACAAGTTACACGTCGAGAAAAGAAAAATAAAACTGCGTGGCAAGCGTCGAACGTATCGCTATTTAAGAAAAAGAATGGGGATCCGCAGCTATATTGTCCAACGTTGGATTTCCCGTGCGAAAGTTGGGCGCCGTCCTTTTGACATGCGGGTGATTGTTCAGCGGAAAAGAAACTCTAATTTATGGAAGGTCACTGCAAAAGTGGCCAAAGTAGCCGGTAAAGGTTACATCGTCTCAAACATTGGAAGGAGTAAAGGAACGCTGCTGCGAGTGAAAACTGCCCTTAAACGCTCCTCTTTAAAAGATTTTTCCAAACGAACCTTGCAATCGAACGTTAATAAGGTAGCGATACTGTCCGCCGAGATACTCAGCAAATTATTCCCGCGCCATCGTATCTACGGATTGGATATGGCGCTTGATCGAAAGGGCCGTGTCTGGATCATTGAAGCGAATCTTTATCCATCGATGTCCCATTTCCTCAAGCTGAAGAGCAAAAAGATGTATCGTCGAATTTTGGCTTACAAAAGGAGTCGTTAA
- a CDS encoding 2-aminoethylphosphonate aminotransferase, with amino-acid sequence MKKIKRNILLNPGPATTTDTVKYAQVVPDICPRETEFGILMEYVSTELTRFVADPEHYSAILLGGSGTAAVESILSSVVDEDVVVIINNGAYGKRMCEIAAAYGSNFLEFRSRPDEAIDLAALEKLIQNTNRNVSHLAVVHHETTTGLLNDIESIGALCKKHHVDLIVDAISSYGAIPIQMEKMNVSYMAASSNKNLQGMPGVSFVIADKSKLENVRHNKPRNYYLDLYTQYKYFSENRQMRFTPPVQTLYALKQAIEELKQEGIEARYARYAKSWKTLTNGIARFGLQHIVLEKHHSKLVTSVIEPDCAGYDFQKMHDYFYHRGFTIYPGKLEKLNTFRIANIGDITYKDIEAFLELLEQYLRGIGYPLRKGG; translated from the coding sequence ATGAAGAAGATAAAAAGAAACATTTTGCTCAATCCTGGTCCTGCCACAACGACGGATACCGTAAAATACGCCCAGGTGGTTCCGGATATTTGTCCGCGCGAAACGGAATTTGGCATTCTGATGGAATACGTATCGACGGAGTTGACCCGGTTTGTTGCAGATCCGGAGCATTATAGCGCCATTTTGTTGGGCGGTTCGGGAACGGCGGCCGTTGAATCGATTTTAAGTTCTGTGGTCGATGAGGATGTCGTGGTCATTATTAATAATGGCGCGTATGGAAAACGGATGTGTGAAATTGCGGCCGCATACGGTTCGAATTTCCTTGAATTTCGCAGCCGACCTGATGAAGCGATCGATTTGGCCGCTTTAGAAAAATTGATCCAAAATACCAACCGAAATGTATCCCATCTCGCCGTAGTTCACCACGAGACCACTACCGGTCTATTAAACGATATCGAGTCGATTGGAGCACTGTGCAAAAAACATCACGTAGATCTGATCGTGGACGCGATCAGCTCATATGGGGCCATACCTATTCAAATGGAGAAAATGAACGTCAGTTACATGGCTGCAAGCTCGAACAAAAATCTTCAAGGCATGCCCGGGGTTTCGTTTGTCATCGCGGACAAAAGCAAATTGGAAAACGTACGCCACAACAAACCGAGAAATTATTACCTGGATCTGTACACCCAATACAAGTATTTTTCAGAAAACCGCCAAATGCGCTTCACACCGCCGGTACAAACCCTGTACGCCCTGAAACAGGCCATCGAAGAATTAAAACAGGAAGGTATAGAAGCAAGATACGCAAGGTATGCAAAGTCATGGAAAACCTTAACCAACGGTATCGCTCGCTTTGGATTGCAACATATAGTTTTGGAAAAGCACCATTCCAAACTCGTTACTTCTGTTATCGAACCGGATTGCGCCGGTTATGATTTTCAGAAAATGCATGATTATTTTTACCACAGAGGTTTTACGATTTATCCGGGCAAGCTTGAGAAATTAAATACGTTTCGGATCGCCAATATCGGAGATATAACTTACAAAGATATCGAAGCTTTTTTGGAGTTGCTGGAACAATATTTGAGAGGCATCGGGTATCCATTGCGAAAGGGCGGCTGA
- the aepY gene encoding phosphonopyruvate decarboxylase, producing MIHTKRFGEALQKLGFTFYTGVPCSFLKNLINYAINECEYIGATNEGDAMAIASGAFLGGKRPVVLMQNSGLTNAVSPLVSLNYPFRIPLLGFVSLRGEPGVPDEPQHELMGQITTQMLELMQVQWQFLSSDLAEAKQQLVHAAHVIEQNLPFFFVVKKGTFEQEILQKQEQFLTPNQVKQVKNKADQLPSRYEALSVINAMKDSTTVQLATTGKTGRELYEIEDDKSNFYMVGSMGCVSSLGLGLALTQQNTDIVVIDGDASLLMRMGCLAINGYYHPPNMLHILLDNNAHDSTGGQKTVSHNIDFVEIAASCGYMKSIYVHSLEELETSIKEWKTTKGLTFLHMKIATGSRESLGRPGIKPHAVKERLQMFLHSKSPRLRGVDQT from the coding sequence ATGATCCATACAAAAAGATTCGGAGAAGCATTGCAAAAATTAGGGTTTACGTTTTATACCGGGGTACCGTGCTCATTTCTGAAAAACCTGATTAATTACGCCATCAATGAATGCGAATATATTGGGGCGACTAACGAGGGGGATGCGATGGCGATTGCGTCTGGAGCCTTTTTGGGAGGAAAAAGACCGGTTGTTCTGATGCAAAATTCGGGTCTGACGAATGCGGTTTCACCTTTGGTGTCGCTCAACTATCCGTTTCGGATTCCGTTACTCGGATTTGTCAGTCTGCGCGGCGAACCGGGTGTGCCTGACGAACCGCAGCATGAATTAATGGGGCAAATTACAACGCAGATGTTGGAACTGATGCAGGTGCAGTGGCAGTTTCTGTCTTCCGATTTGGCGGAAGCGAAGCAGCAACTGGTACACGCCGCACATGTGATAGAGCAGAATCTCCCTTTTTTCTTTGTGGTGAAAAAAGGAACATTTGAACAAGAGATATTGCAAAAACAGGAACAATTCCTGACACCGAATCAAGTTAAACAAGTTAAAAACAAGGCGGACCAATTGCCTTCCCGCTATGAAGCACTGTCTGTGATTAATGCCATGAAAGACAGTACAACTGTCCAGCTTGCCACAACTGGAAAAACCGGGCGGGAATTGTATGAAATCGAAGATGATAAAAGCAATTTTTATATGGTGGGTTCCATGGGGTGTGTAAGTTCCCTTGGACTGGGTCTGGCACTGACCCAACAAAACACCGATATCGTCGTTATTGATGGAGACGCTTCCCTGCTTATGCGCATGGGGTGTTTAGCTATAAACGGATACTATCACCCCCCCAATATGCTTCATATTTTGCTTGACAATAACGCCCACGATTCGACAGGCGGACAAAAAACGGTTTCGCACAATATCGATTTTGTGGAGATTGCCGCTTCCTGCGGCTACATGAAATCCATTTACGTTCACAGCTTGGAAGAGCTGGAAACCTCCATCAAGGAGTGGAAAACAACAAAAGGGTTGACCTTCCTCCATATGAAGATTGCCACAGGTTCCCGTGAGTCGCTCGGTCGTCCTGGCATAAAACCACATGCGGTGAAAGAACGGCTGCAGATGTTTTTGCACAGTAAGTCCCCCAGGTTAAGAGGGGTGGACCAAACATGA